The Tenacibaculum jejuense genome includes a window with the following:
- a CDS encoding energy transducer TonB — protein sequence MKHIYPPLLIVVSLFFYTTISSQSNETCDTPNNVHIADLNSISKCTIKQESDNKRKITLNVASNKIRKRVVRKRGKANSLGDIGHLKKDVKTNTDKLEIRSNLVTKKVIAQEILFSIVDEVPSFPECEDHIKSKSDCFNNQFSKHFAKNFEPERASNDGITGRVFLQFTVDVKGNVRNLLIKSRNKNKQLEEEIERVVSKLPKFTPGKHNGLPVNVKYSLPINFSE from the coding sequence ATGAAACACATTTACCCCCCATTATTAATAGTAGTTTCTTTATTTTTTTATACTACAATAAGCTCACAATCTAACGAGACTTGTGACACCCCTAATAACGTACATATCGCTGACTTAAATAGCATATCTAAATGTACTATAAAACAAGAATCAGATAATAAAAGGAAAATAACATTAAATGTTGCTTCTAACAAAATACGCAAAAGAGTAGTTAGAAAAAGAGGTAAAGCAAATTCATTAGGTGATATTGGTCATTTAAAGAAAGATGTTAAAACAAATACTGATAAATTAGAGATTCGTTCAAATTTAGTTACCAAAAAAGTTATCGCACAAGAAATTTTATTTTCTATTGTAGATGAAGTTCCAAGTTTCCCAGAATGTGAAGATCATATAAAAAGTAAAAGTGATTGCTTCAACAATCAGTTTTCTAAGCACTTTGCAAAAAACTTTGAACCAGAAAGAGCTTCAAATGATGGAATTACTGGTAGAGTCTTTCTTCAATTCACTGTAGATGTGAAGGGTAATGTTCGTAATTTATTGATTAAATCTAGGAATAAAAACAAACAATTAGAAGAAGAGATTGAACGTGTGGTAAGCAAACTTCCTAAGTTTACACCAGGAAAACATAACGGATTACCTGTGAATGTAAAGTATAGTTTACCTATAAATTTTAGCGAGTAA
- a CDS encoding peptidylprolyl isomerase, with protein MNNGIYAKFTTPKGDILVNLEYEKTPGTVGNFVALAEGNLENSARPQGEPYYNGLKFHRVIADFMIQGGCPQGTGTGNPGYKFDDEIHPELKHDAPGKLSMANAGPGTNGSQFFITHVATPWLDGKHTVFGSVIEGQDVVDAVEQGDDMNVEILRVGETAEAWNAVEAFRSFEGEREKREAAEKAKQKELLDQVAAGYDETPSGLRYKIIQKGEGKKATKGAMVSVHYKGQLLDGTVFDSSYKRKQPIDFAIGVGQVIPGWDEGIQLLQVGDKARLVIPSDLAYGSSGAGGVIPPDATLIFDVELMNVK; from the coding sequence ATGAATAACGGAATATACGCAAAGTTCACTACTCCTAAAGGAGACATTTTAGTGAATTTAGAATACGAAAAAACTCCTGGAACAGTTGGCAACTTTGTTGCTTTAGCTGAAGGAAACTTAGAAAACTCAGCTCGTCCTCAAGGTGAGCCTTACTATAATGGATTAAAATTTCATAGAGTTATTGCTGATTTTATGATTCAAGGTGGTTGCCCACAAGGAACAGGTACTGGAAATCCAGGTTATAAGTTTGACGATGAAATTCACCCAGAATTAAAGCACGATGCTCCTGGAAAACTTTCTATGGCAAATGCAGGACCAGGAACTAACGGTTCTCAATTCTTTATTACTCATGTTGCTACTCCATGGTTAGACGGAAAGCATACTGTTTTCGGTAGTGTAATTGAAGGACAAGATGTTGTTGATGCTGTTGAGCAAGGTGACGATATGAATGTTGAAATTTTAAGAGTTGGTGAAACTGCTGAAGCTTGGAATGCAGTTGAGGCTTTTAGATCTTTTGAAGGAGAACGTGAAAAAAGAGAAGCTGCTGAAAAAGCTAAGCAAAAAGAACTTTTAGATCAAGTTGCTGCTGGTTATGATGAAACTCCAAGTGGATTACGCTATAAAATCATTCAAAAAGGTGAAGGAAAAAAAGCAACTAAAGGAGCAATGGTTTCTGTACACTATAAAGGACAATTATTAGACGGAACTGTATTTGATTCTTCATACAAGCGTAAACAACCAATTGATTTTGCTATTGGAGTTGGTCAAGTAATTCCTGGATGGGATGAAGGAATCCAATTATTACAAGTTGGAGACAAAGCACGCTTGGTTATTCCTTCTGACTTAGCTTATGGCTCTAGTGGAGCTGGTGGAGTAATTCCTCCAGACGCTACTCTTATTTTTGATGTAGAATTAATGAATGTGAAATAA
- a CDS encoding peptide chain release factor 3 has protein sequence MSFLEEIQKRRTFGIISHPDAGKTTLTEKLLLFGGAIQEAGAVKSNKVKKGATSDFMEIERQRGISVATSVLAFNYKEKKINILDTPGHKDFAEDTFRTLTAVDSVIVVIDVAKGVEEQTEKLVEVCRMRNIPMIVFINKLDREGKDAFDLLDEVEQKLGLKVTPLSFPIGMGYDFKGIYNIWEKKINIFSGDNKQTISEGVEFDDINNPKLDELVGEDAADTLREELELVYEVYPDFDKKAYDDGQLQPVFFGSALNNFGVKELLDCFIDIAPNPQPKMSDTRLVDSKENKLTGFVFKIHANMDPKHRDRLAFVKIVSGTFKRNTPYLHVRNNKKVKFSSPNAFFAEKKEIVEESFAGDIVGLHDTGNFKIGDTLTEGEKLNFKGIPSFSPEHFRYVNNADPLKAKQLYKGLDQLMDEGVAQLFTLDMNGRRIIGTVGALQYEVIQYRLEHEYNAKCTYENIAVHKACWVEPEDEKNEEFKEFKRVKQRYLAKDKQGQLVFLADSPFTIQMTQSKFPTVKLHFTSEFN, from the coding sequence ATGAGTTTTTTAGAAGAAATACAAAAAAGAAGAACATTCGGAATTATATCTCATCCTGATGCGGGTAAAACAACATTAACAGAAAAACTATTACTTTTTGGTGGAGCCATTCAAGAAGCTGGTGCTGTAAAAAGTAATAAAGTTAAAAAAGGTGCTACTTCCGATTTCATGGAAATTGAACGTCAGCGTGGTATTTCTGTTGCAACCTCTGTTCTAGCTTTCAATTATAAAGAAAAGAAAATTAATATTCTTGATACTCCTGGTCACAAGGATTTTGCTGAAGATACATTTAGAACGTTAACTGCTGTAGATAGTGTGATTGTTGTTATTGATGTAGCAAAAGGTGTCGAGGAACAAACTGAAAAACTAGTTGAAGTTTGTAGAATGCGTAATATCCCAATGATTGTTTTTATCAATAAGTTGGACCGTGAAGGTAAAGATGCATTTGATCTTTTAGACGAAGTTGAACAAAAATTAGGATTAAAAGTTACACCTTTAAGTTTCCCTATCGGAATGGGTTACGACTTTAAAGGAATCTATAACATTTGGGAAAAGAAAATCAATATTTTCTCTGGTGATAACAAGCAAACTATTTCTGAAGGTGTTGAATTTGATGATATAAACAATCCTAAATTAGATGAACTTGTTGGAGAAGATGCTGCTGATACACTTCGTGAAGAATTAGAACTGGTTTATGAAGTATATCCTGACTTTGATAAAAAGGCTTATGATGATGGACAATTACAACCTGTGTTCTTTGGTTCTGCACTAAATAATTTTGGAGTTAAAGAATTATTAGATTGTTTTATTGATATTGCTCCAAATCCACAACCTAAAATGTCGGATACTCGTTTAGTGGACTCTAAAGAAAATAAATTAACAGGATTTGTTTTCAAAATTCACGCAAATATGGATCCTAAACACAGAGACCGTTTAGCTTTCGTAAAAATCGTTTCAGGAACATTCAAAAGAAATACTCCATATTTACACGTTCGTAATAACAAAAAAGTAAAGTTTTCTAGTCCGAATGCTTTCTTTGCTGAAAAGAAAGAAATTGTTGAAGAATCTTTTGCTGGTGATATTGTTGGACTTCACGATACAGGTAACTTCAAAATTGGAGATACATTAACTGAAGGAGAAAAATTAAACTTCAAAGGAATTCCGAGTTTCTCTCCAGAACATTTCCGTTATGTAAATAATGCAGATCCTTTAAAGGCAAAACAATTATATAAAGGTTTAGACCAATTAATGGATGAAGGTGTTGCACAGTTATTTACTTTAGATATGAACGGACGAAGAATTATTGGTACCGTTGGTGCACTTCAGTACGAAGTAATTCAATACCGTTTAGAGCATGAATACAATGCTAAATGTACATACGAAAACATTGCTGTACATAAAGCTTGTTGGGTAGAACCTGAAGATGAAAAGAACGAAGAATTCAAAGAATTCAAACGAGTAAAGCAACGTTATTTAGCTAAAGACAAACAGGGACAATTAGTTTTCTTAGCAGATTCTCCGTTTACCATTCAAATGACACAAAGTAAATTTCCAACAGTGAAATTACATTTTACTAGTGAATTCAATTAA
- a CDS encoding alpha/beta fold hydrolase — MKLLKPLLFSFIALAISCQKKEIQKQTTTIQQNTMTQIKYKKQTVNGVSIAYREAGNPKNPTIVLLHGFPTSSHQYRKVLAQLADEYHLIAPDYPGFGNSDFPPIDQYEYTFDNIANTINTFLEEKGIDSYAIMIQDYGAPIGFRLATAHPERITAIINQNGNAYEEGLGDAWKGIRELWANRNEETENALLPAFSLEGLEWQYTHGTRDPENVNPDTWNLDYLRLSRPGSHKMHLNLFYDYQNNVKLYPKWQQYLRDNQPPLLIVWGKNDAFFPESGAAAFKKDVKKIDYNIYDTGHFALEEDGKEIIQKIRAFMKNIQKK; from the coding sequence ATGAAACTTCTAAAACCTTTACTCTTTTCTTTTATCGCTTTGGCAATTAGTTGTCAGAAAAAAGAAATACAAAAACAAACAACAACAATACAACAAAACACAATGACACAAATTAAATATAAAAAGCAAACCGTTAATGGAGTATCAATTGCTTACAGAGAAGCAGGAAATCCGAAAAATCCAACTATCGTTTTATTACATGGTTTCCCAACTTCATCTCATCAATATAGAAAAGTGTTAGCACAACTTGCAGATGAGTATCATCTTATTGCTCCTGATTACCCTGGGTTTGGTAATAGTGACTTCCCTCCTATTGATCAATATGAATATACTTTCGATAACATTGCTAATACGATTAATACATTCTTAGAAGAAAAAGGAATTGATTCTTATGCCATAATGATTCAAGATTATGGGGCTCCAATTGGTTTTAGATTAGCAACTGCACATCCAGAAAGAATTACAGCTATTATAAATCAAAACGGTAATGCTTACGAAGAAGGTTTAGGTGATGCGTGGAAAGGAATTAGAGAGTTATGGGCAAATCGTAACGAAGAAACTGAAAATGCCTTATTACCTGCTTTTTCTTTAGAAGGATTAGAATGGCAATACACGCATGGAACAAGAGATCCGGAAAATGTAAATCCAGATACTTGGAACTTAGATTATTTAAGATTATCTCGACCAGGTTCACATAAAATGCATTTAAATTTATTTTACGATTATCAAAACAATGTAAAACTATATCCAAAATGGCAGCAATATTTAAGAGACAATCAACCTCCTCTTTTAATTGTTTGGGGTAAAAACGATGCTTTCTTCCCTGAAAGTGGTGCAGCAGCATTCAAAAAAGATGTTAAAAAAATAGATTATAATATATATGATACAGGTCATTTTGCTTTGGAAGAAGATGGCAAAGAAATCATTCAAAAAATTAGAGCTTTCATGAAAAATATTCAGAAAAAATAA
- a CDS encoding nuclear transport factor 2 family protein, protein MKKHPLPPFTLETAKQKVQMAEDAWNSKNPIKVSEAYSIDTEWRNRDQFINGRKEVQAFLSNKWNVELNYKLKKELWAFSENRIAVRFEYEYENDEGQWFRAYGNENWEFDENGLMKKRYASINDLKIKETDRKL, encoded by the coding sequence ATGAAAAAACATCCATTACCTCCATTTACTTTGGAGACAGCTAAACAAAAAGTTCAAATGGCAGAAGATGCTTGGAACAGTAAAAACCCTATTAAAGTATCTGAAGCATATTCAATAGATACCGAATGGAGAAATCGTGATCAATTTATTAATGGTAGAAAAGAAGTACAAGCTTTTTTATCGAATAAATGGAATGTAGAACTTAACTATAAACTTAAAAAAGAGTTGTGGGCTTTTTCTGAAAATCGTATTGCAGTGAGGTTCGAATATGAATATGAAAATGATGAAGGACAATGGTTTAGAGCATATGGAAATGAAAACTGGGAATTTGATGAAAACGGACTTATGAAAAAACGATACGCTAGTATCAATGATTTGAAAATTAAAGAAACAGATAGAAAATTATAA
- a CDS encoding TetR/AcrR family transcriptional regulator has translation MRPQKVLDIEILAGLSKAFRSKGYEGTSLKDLSDATGLKKASLYHRFPDGKKGMADAVLNHIDNWVDEKVFFELLNTEKNPKERLKTGLEAVRVLYEGGEETCIFRALSMQSSLELFESQISGGMQKWINTFETLGLALDFSPTNAKEKAYQTLIKIQGSLIVTKGLNDISVFENTLVQIENEYLDQ, from the coding sequence ATGAGACCACAAAAAGTATTAGATATTGAAATTTTAGCCGGATTAAGTAAAGCATTCCGTTCGAAAGGATATGAAGGTACTAGTTTAAAAGATTTATCTGATGCAACTGGATTAAAAAAAGCTAGTTTATATCATAGATTTCCTGATGGAAAAAAAGGTATGGCTGATGCCGTTTTAAATCACATTGATAATTGGGTTGATGAAAAAGTTTTTTTTGAATTATTAAATACAGAAAAAAATCCTAAAGAAAGATTGAAAACAGGTTTAGAAGCAGTTAGAGTTTTATATGAAGGCGGAGAAGAAACTTGTATTTTTAGAGCATTATCTATGCAGTCTAGCTTAGAATTATTTGAAAGTCAAATTAGTGGAGGAATGCAAAAATGGATCAATACATTTGAAACATTAGGTCTTGCTTTGGACTTCTCCCCTACTAACGCAAAAGAAAAAGCATATCAAACTTTAATTAAAATTCAAGGTAGTTTAATCGTTACCAAAGGACTTAATGATATTTCTGTTTTTGAAAATACTTTAGTACAAATAGAAAATGAATATTTAGATCAGTAA
- a CDS encoding peptidylprolyl isomerase codes for MKFLRFFILFFICFSVWNCTQTKKETIQPKAEPAIIKKEDEKKKLVIKKEITPSWDTLTKKNAQEFFKKYGELNKETKVIIKTSFGNIKLKLYNDTPIHRANFIFLTKIKYFNTAYFYRVTKGFVVQGGDSDLQSTARFRKKYQHYRLKPEIRKRRRHRYGSLAAAKDAENNPKKLSSPFNFYIVQSKNGAKHLDGNHTVFGEVISGFSTIEKIAQVRVGSDDWPLVDIPMTVEIIE; via the coding sequence ATGAAATTTTTAAGATTTTTTATCTTATTCTTTATCTGCTTTTCGGTGTGGAATTGTACACAAACTAAAAAAGAAACAATACAGCCAAAAGCTGAGCCTGCTATCATAAAAAAAGAAGATGAAAAAAAGAAACTAGTAATAAAAAAGGAAATAACACCTAGCTGGGATACTTTAACTAAAAAAAATGCTCAAGAGTTTTTTAAGAAATATGGAGAATTAAATAAAGAAACAAAAGTTATCATAAAAACTAGCTTTGGAAATATTAAATTGAAATTATATAACGATACTCCTATCCATAGAGCTAATTTTATTTTTTTAACTAAAATTAAATATTTTAATACTGCATATTTTTATCGAGTAACAAAAGGATTTGTTGTTCAAGGAGGTGATTCTGATTTACAATCTACTGCTAGATTTAGAAAAAAATATCAACATTATCGATTAAAACCAGAGATCAGAAAAAGAAGAAGACATCGCTACGGTTCACTAGCTGCAGCCAAAGATGCAGAAAATAATCCAAAAAAATTATCTAGTCCTTTTAACTTTTACATTGTACAAAGTAAAAACGGCGCAAAACACCTAGATGGAAACCATACTGTATTTGGTGAAGTAATTTCTGGGTTCTCTACTATTGAAAAAATCGCACAGGTTAGAGTTGGTAGTGACGATTGGCCGCTCGTAGATATTCCAATGACTGTTGAAATTATTGAATAG
- the idi gene encoding isopentenyl-diphosphate Delta-isomerase: protein MTENVILVDEQDNEVGLMPKMEAHEKALLHRAFSVFIFNDKNELMLQQRAKEKYHSPLLWTNTCCSHQRQGEHNIEAGKRRLQEEMGFSCDLEEVFSFIYKAPFDNGLTEHELDHVMIGYYNGEPKINPEEVESYKWMLLDDVKSDIKKNPHEYTAWFKIIFEKSYDKIANFNHNK from the coding sequence ATGACAGAAAACGTAATTTTAGTTGATGAGCAAGACAATGAAGTTGGATTAATGCCTAAAATGGAAGCTCATGAAAAAGCATTACTTCACAGGGCTTTTTCAGTATTTATATTTAATGATAAAAACGAATTAATGCTTCAGCAAAGAGCTAAGGAAAAATACCACTCTCCTTTGTTGTGGACCAATACTTGTTGCTCACATCAAAGACAAGGCGAACATAATATTGAAGCTGGAAAAAGACGTTTACAAGAAGAAATGGGTTTTTCTTGTGATTTAGAAGAAGTTTTTTCTTTTATATACAAAGCTCCTTTTGATAATGGTCTTACTGAACATGAATTAGATCATGTAATGATTGGATATTACAACGGAGAACCAAAAATTAATCCTGAAGAAGTAGAAAGTTATAAATGGATGTTATTAGATGATGTAAAATCTGATATCAAAAAAAATCCTCATGAATATACCGCTTGGTTTAAAATAATTTTTGAAAAATCATACGACAAAATAGCTAACTTTAATCATAACAAATAA
- a CDS encoding 6-pyruvoyl trahydropterin synthase family protein, with amino-acid sequence MPRVTVHRKAHFNAAHRLYRKDWSDEKNFEVFNKCSNTYFHGHNYELIVSLTGEIDKETGYVYDLGKLKQIIKEEIEEAFDHKNLNIEVEEFKDLNPTAENISVVIYNKLRTHISEDLDMEITLYETPRNFVTYSGS; translated from the coding sequence ATGCCTAGAGTAACTGTACACAGAAAAGCTCATTTTAATGCAGCTCATAGATTATATAGAAAAGATTGGTCTGATGAGAAAAATTTTGAGGTATTCAATAAATGTAGTAACACCTATTTTCATGGTCATAATTATGAGTTAATAGTATCTTTAACAGGAGAAATTGATAAAGAAACAGGTTATGTTTATGATTTAGGAAAACTAAAACAGATCATAAAAGAAGAAATAGAAGAAGCTTTTGATCATAAGAACTTAAATATAGAAGTTGAAGAGTTTAAAGATCTAAATCCAACAGCTGAAAACATTTCTGTAGTTATATATAACAAATTGAGAACACATATATCAGAGGACTTAGATATGGAAATTACGTTATATGAAACTCCGAGGAATTTTGTAACTTACTCAGGAAGTTAA
- a CDS encoding type I phosphomannose isomerase catalytic subunit, translated as MLNQFIKFRPILKEKIWGGSKLRTHLNKNSESDNLGESWEISDVKGDTSVVSNGDLKGKDLKELIKTYQADLVGDKVFKQFGNKFPLLIKFIDAKTPLSIQLHPNDKLAKERHDSFGKTEMWYVMQADEKANLIVGFQQNSNKEEYLKHLNNKSLLDILNVDEVKKGDVYFIPTGRIHAIGAGVLLAEIQQTSDITYRIYDWDRQDSEGNYRELHTELALDAIDFTAIPDYTTSYDESLNSSSEIVSCPYFTTNVLPIEGELFINHQDKDSFVIYMCVSGKVSFVHKNQEEILIAGETVLVPAKLKEFKLKSVEKSELLEVYIR; from the coding sequence ATGCTTAATCAATTCATCAAATTTAGACCCATATTAAAAGAAAAGATATGGGGAGGTAGCAAGTTACGTACACATTTAAATAAAAACTCTGAATCTGATAACTTAGGCGAAAGCTGGGAGATTTCTGATGTAAAAGGTGATACTTCTGTAGTTTCTAATGGAGATTTAAAAGGAAAAGATTTGAAAGAATTAATAAAAACTTATCAAGCAGATTTAGTTGGTGATAAAGTTTTTAAGCAATTTGGAAATAAATTTCCTTTACTGATAAAGTTCATAGATGCTAAAACTCCATTAAGCATTCAATTGCATCCAAATGATAAATTAGCTAAAGAGCGTCATGATTCATTTGGTAAGACGGAAATGTGGTACGTGATGCAAGCAGATGAAAAAGCGAACTTAATTGTGGGATTTCAGCAAAACAGTAATAAAGAAGAATATTTAAAACATTTAAATAATAAATCACTTTTAGATATTTTAAATGTAGATGAGGTTAAAAAAGGTGATGTGTATTTTATTCCTACTGGAAGAATTCATGCTATTGGAGCAGGAGTTTTATTAGCTGAAATTCAACAAACTTCAGATATTACGTATCGTATTTATGATTGGGATCGTCAAGATTCAGAAGGAAATTATAGAGAATTACATACAGAATTAGCTCTAGACGCCATAGATTTTACTGCTATTCCTGATTATACAACTTCTTACGATGAAAGCTTGAATTCTTCATCAGAAATCGTATCGTGTCCGTATTTTACAACGAATGTTTTACCGATCGAAGGAGAATTATTCATAAATCATCAAGACAAAGATAGTTTTGTAATATACATGTGCGTATCTGGTAAGGTTAGTTTTGTACACAAAAATCAAGAAGAAATTTTAATAGCTGGCGAAACAGTATTAGTTCCTGCAAAACTCAAAGAATTTAAGCTTAAATCAGTTGAAAAATCTGAACTCTTAGAGGTGTATATAAGATAA
- the kdsB gene encoding 3-deoxy-manno-octulosonate cytidylyltransferase → MKIIAMIPARFNASRFPGKLMKDLAGKPVILRTYESALHTKLFDDVYVVTDSDVIYDVIKAADGKVIMSKKEHDCGSDRIAEAVEDLDVDIVINVQGDEPFIDEVSLSKLIEVFKDDMNHEIDLASLKVEMNTIEDIENPNNVKVITDQNDFAIYFSRSVIPYHRDQTLKVKYFKHKGVYAFRKNALMDFYNTPMTPLEAAEKIEAIRYLEVGKKIKMIETSVESIGIDTPEDLEKAKKLF, encoded by the coding sequence ATGAAAATTATCGCAATGATTCCTGCTCGATTTAACGCAAGTCGATTCCCTGGGAAACTGATGAAAGACTTAGCAGGGAAACCTGTTATTTTACGTACTTATGAAAGTGCATTACATACGAAATTATTCGATGACGTATATGTTGTAACCGATTCAGATGTTATTTATGATGTAATTAAGGCTGCAGATGGAAAGGTAATTATGAGTAAAAAAGAACATGATTGTGGTTCTGATAGAATTGCTGAGGCTGTTGAAGATTTAGATGTGGATATTGTGATTAATGTTCAAGGAGATGAACCTTTTATAGACGAAGTTTCACTGAGTAAATTAATTGAAGTATTTAAAGACGATATGAATCATGAAATAGATTTAGCTTCTTTAAAAGTAGAAATGAATACTATAGAAGATATAGAAAACCCTAATAATGTAAAAGTAATTACCGATCAGAACGATTTTGCAATTTATTTTTCAAGATCTGTAATTCCTTATCATAGAGATCAAACTTTAAAAGTGAAGTATTTCAAACATAAAGGTGTTTATGCATTTAGAAAAAATGCTTTAATGGATTTTTATAATACACCAATGACTCCTTTAGAAGCAGCAGAAAAAATAGAAGCAATTCGTTATTTAGAAGTAGGAAAAAAAATAAAAATGATTGAAACTTCTGTAGAATCTATCGGTATAGATACACCTGAGGATTTAGAAAAAGCTAAAAAATTATTTTAA
- a CDS encoding HAD family hydrolase encodes MYKDIKVIAFDADDTLWVNETYFRDAENEFAALLNDYETENKIHQELFKKEIDNLELYGYGVKGFTLSMIECALELSNYQIPQKTLDRILNIGKEMLEKPIELLDGVEEVLQQLQGKYKLIVATKGDLLDQQRKLEKSGISKYFHHVEVMSEKKPIDYKKMLQRLDINPADLLMIGNSLKSDVLPLIEVGASAIHIPFHTTWAHETVSKEQKSTTDYKTLSNIKEVIDLLK; translated from the coding sequence ATGTATAAAGATATTAAAGTAATTGCCTTTGATGCCGATGATACCTTATGGGTAAATGAAACTTATTTTAGAGATGCAGAAAATGAATTTGCTGCTCTCTTAAATGATTACGAAACTGAAAATAAAATTCATCAAGAGTTATTCAAAAAGGAAATAGATAATTTAGAATTGTACGGATATGGTGTAAAAGGTTTTACACTTTCTATGATAGAATGTGCTTTAGAATTATCTAACTATCAAATACCTCAGAAAACTTTAGATCGAATCCTTAATATTGGTAAAGAAATGTTAGAAAAACCAATAGAGTTACTAGATGGAGTAGAAGAGGTTTTACAGCAACTCCAAGGAAAGTATAAATTAATTGTAGCAACTAAAGGTGATTTACTAGATCAGCAACGTAAACTAGAGAAATCTGGAATTTCTAAATATTTTCATCATGTAGAGGTAATGAGTGAAAAAAAGCCTATTGACTACAAAAAAATGTTACAAAGATTAGATATTAATCCTGCGGATTTATTAATGATAGGAAATTCTTTAAAATCAGATGTGTTGCCTCTAATTGAAGTAGGAGCTTCAGCAATTCATATTCCTTTTCATACTACTTGGGCGCACGAAACAGTGTCTAAAGAACAAAAGTCAACAACAGATTACAAAACATTGTCTAATATTAAAGAAGTTATCGATTTATTAAAATGA
- a CDS encoding CatA-like O-acetyltransferase: MKSYLDIETWNRKEIYEHFLTLNDPTFATVVNVDVTNVYSICKIKQKSFFTTYLHECTKALNSVENFRYRLEEDKITIYEKLDASATILREDKTFGFSFIEFDEDYEVFHHNFLAEKERILNSTHLFPPKYSLGCYHCSAIPWFTFTSHKEPVSGDKNSSVPQLSFGKVFKGNSKLLMPVAVNVNHALVDGYHVGKFFENFQKGLDKIE, from the coding sequence ATGAAATCATATTTAGATATTGAAACTTGGAATAGGAAAGAAATATATGAACATTTTTTAACGTTAAATGATCCTACTTTTGCAACTGTGGTAAATGTAGATGTTACTAATGTGTATAGTATCTGTAAAATAAAACAAAAATCTTTTTTTACAACATATTTGCATGAGTGTACTAAAGCATTAAATTCTGTAGAAAATTTTAGATATAGACTTGAGGAAGATAAAATCACAATTTATGAGAAGTTAGATGCTTCAGCAACAATTTTAAGAGAAGATAAAACTTTTGGTTTTTCATTTATAGAGTTTGATGAAGATTATGAAGTTTTTCATCATAATTTTTTAGCTGAAAAAGAACGTATTTTAAACTCAACCCACCTTTTTCCTCCAAAATACTCTTTAGGATGTTATCACTGTTCTGCTATCCCTTGGTTTACGTTTACAAGTCATAAAGAACCAGTTTCTGGAGATAAAAATAGTAGTGTTCCACAATTGTCTTTTGGTAAAGTATTTAAGGGGAATTCTAAACTATTAATGCCCGTAGCAGTTAATGTGAATCATGCTTTGGTAGATGGGTATCATGTTGGTAAGTTTTTTGAAAATTTTCAGAAGGGTTTAGATAAAATCGAGTAA
- a CDS encoding RNA polymerase sigma factor — MTDEITLVSQLRNVATKEAAFRNLISQYKERLYWHIRKIVISHDDTDDVLQNTFIKIFKSIDNFKGESKLYSWMYRIATNEAITFLNKRAKQNNVDISDYKQQIVSNLKSDDWFSGDEIQIILQKAIATLPQKQQLVFNMKYFDDLKYQEISDVLDTSVGALKASYFHAVKKIEEFIKNYN; from the coding sequence TTGACTGACGAAATTACATTAGTATCACAATTACGAAATGTAGCTACTAAAGAAGCTGCATTTCGTAATTTAATATCGCAATACAAAGAGCGTTTGTATTGGCACATAAGAAAAATAGTAATATCGCACGACGATACTGATGATGTATTACAAAATACTTTTATTAAAATATTTAAAAGTATCGATAATTTTAAAGGGGAAAGTAAGTTGTACTCTTGGATGTATAGAATAGCAACTAACGAAGCCATTACTTTTTTAAATAAGAGAGCAAAACAGAATAATGTTGATATTTCTGATTATAAACAACAAATCGTTTCAAATTTAAAAAGTGATGATTGGTTCTCTGGCGACGAAATACAAATCATCTTACAAAAAGCAATAGCTACACTTCCACAAAAACAACAGCTAGTTTTTAATATGAAATACTTTGATGACCTAAAGTATCAAGAAATTTCTGATGTTTTAGATACATCTGTTGGAGCTTTAAAAGCATCGTATTTTCATGCCGTAAAAAAAATTGAAGAATTTATTAAAAATTATAATTAA